GACCATAGACAACACCTACAACAAACATTAATTCAGAGAAGTTTAGCTCTCGAAATACTTCTGTCATCCATTTTGGAGCAGTTACTTTAGAAGCTCTTGTGGTTATTGAATTTCTGTGAATTATTTTCATTTCGTTGTACTGTCACTATGTATGTAGTTACAAAGTACAACATTTTTATGACAAAAAAAAGGAACTAAAGATTAATCTGTTCCTTAAATTCGACTTGAAGACTTCTCAGATTGTCAAAGGAAATATCCCTAAGCCAATGTTCAGGTTAACGCTATCGTTTCCGGAGAAATCAACAAATCTAGAACCACGGGATTCGGTTCCCTTGATTCGTGAAAACTAAATTAGTGTATACAAATTAAAAATACAATCAAAGTATTAATATTCATTTAATAAATTTCATTAAATCAAGGATTTATTTCTTTAGAAGTCTCCTTTGTTAAATGCTTAACAACAAATAGTGTAATAAAACATTTATGTAGGCTGTTATAAGAATCTACATCTACTTCTGTTTCCTGAAGCATCTCTTTCAAGTCCTCTTCAGTACCTCCATAGTACTTAAATGCAGTAGACAATTTTTGATACACATACTCGTCATAGAATTCATGCAATTCTCCATACACCTCAGAAAATAGTGTCATAGCACATCTCACATTCTCTGGGTTATCTATGTTTACAAAATAAAGGTCAAAGTACTTATTGTAAATGTATAGTGTTTTGTCTTTAATGATTTCATTCACTACCAAGTCATACGAATTGGCTAACTCTTTATCTTTCACCATAGACGGAGTAATACCATGAAGACTTTGTGCATCCGTCCAATCACTTAAGCCATACCGTGCTTTAGTGAACATGTTAAGGTGTATTACTCCATTGTTGTCTATGAGTGAAATTTGTAATGCTGAATTAGGGTACTCGTCAAGTCCTGTCGTAGCAGTTTCTAACACAAAGTACTCTGCTTTATTTATTGCTTCTCTGTTGAACTGAAAATCCTCGAGAATTTCTTTTTGTCTAATTACACTTTGTTCGGCTTCTTTATACTCCTCCTCCTTTCTCTTTTCTAAAGATTCTCTCTGTTTAGCGGTTTCTTTCATCGCCTCCTCATACTCTTTGTATAGACGTTTTTCCCAAGCTCGGCTACCATTTTCGCTTCTTTTCACCCTCTTCTCCAGGTTATCCTTTAGAGCTTCAGTCAAGTTCTTCTTTTTGATAACAGACTCAACATTAGACTTTAAGTAGCAATGAAAGGTTGAACCACCCATACCGCTCCTTTCTCCATCTCTCTTTAAGTACTTCTCTTTAAAGGATTTTGTAAATCCAAGATCATACACCTCTTGGGCGCTATAGAAATAGAGCTTACAATAGTGTTCGAATAAGTTACGCTCATAAGTCAGGGCAGGAAAGTACTTAACGGGATTTTTATCATAATCCTTTTTCGCTTTTTTTACTTTACTGTCAGTCCCCAACTTTAGAGCCTTTTTAAACTCAGGATATACAAGAAAATATTTCATGGATGCACATATTTAAATTTTGATTTAAATATACTCTCAAAGAACGTAAGCTAGATACGTTCAAGTTTAAGATGCACTTTTTTTGCTATATCGTTCCCTCCTTTTCTTAAGATATTCCGCATAACGGTTTGGGTCTGATTTTAGACGTTCAATAAATCGAATACTACGTTCTCTTTTCTGCTTTTTACTCAAAGAACTATCATACCGCTTACTGGCCTCCTTCCGCTTTTCTCGGTAGATGGGGTCTGTAGCATATCGAGTTCTATGGTACTCCTGCAATCTCTCTTTTGTTGACTGCTTTGCATAATAAGTTTTCTGATAAGATTCTCGCTTTTCAACGTATTCGGGATTAAACTTATTTTTTTGGTAATACTCCCTAGCTTTAAGGTTTCTCACCTCTCGGTTTTCTGCATTGTACTTTTTCTGATAGATTTTTATTTTCTCTTTTTTACAAGGATCACAACACTTGTTTCGGCCTTGGATTGGAGAATTACACATATCACATCGTCTAGTCTGTACATCACTATGTTTGCTTGAATTCATGGTAGTAAGGCAAAGAAGAAGTTACGCTCCCCTTCTCTGAGTAAAAGTTATGATAGTTAGAACTATAAACTAATGATAAAGTCAGTTTATAAAGAAAAAAAGTATAGGGTGTAATATAAGAAAAAACCCCTTTATACAATGCATAAATGGGGTTCTAATTAAAGCTAGCTTTCTATTTAGTGCTTTTTAAAAAGTCTTATCTCTATTCTTAGTTATCAAGGTTTTGAAGTTCTCTTTTTACCTCTCCTAGTACAGGATGATCCTCAACGTCATTACTAGTCGCGTCAATTCTCATATTCTTGATAAGTGTCTGCGATTCTCCTAAATAATCCAAAAACTTTTCATCACCAATTATATCCTCTTCTTGCTCCATTGAAAATTCTTTAACAATACCCTCAATGTTTTTATACTCTAAGATTAGATACTCTGCAATTGCATTAAGGACTTCGGTCATTAAAGTTTCTGTTTCTTCTATTACGTCTCCGTATGAAATATCAATACCTATTTTTGTGCCGTCACTAAGGGTAATCGCACTGATTTCTCCCCCTGGCCCTGTTGCTTTTGGATATTCTCTTGTAGCGTACTCGTCAATAGTCAAGTCTTGATTAGCTGCATAAAGTAGTACCTGTTCTTTTGTTTTTAAAATCATAGTAATTCCGTATTTAAAGTCTACTTATTTACTTTTTGAAAGCTCTTCAGCCATCTCAAAAACATTATCTTTCTCCCAAGCATCTGTTATCCAAAGGTTCAAAGCGTAAGTTTCTGTAGCCGATAATTCAGCTAGTTTATTGCAAAGGCTTTTAACATCGATTTCCCACTTGTCACCAAGGTTTTCGTATGTTTCAGCATCTTCAATCTCCATAATGATATATCTAATGTCTGTTAGTGTATGTGCAGGATCGTGTGTTAAACCCATACCTCCATCATTTTTTACATCAAGAATTGCACAGAGTTCATTTTTCTCAAATTTCCCTTTTAGATTATTCAAGGCTACTTGATTCAACCTTTCTAACACACGAAGCTGTGAGGGTACTTTATACATACGAGTGCCAAACTCTTGAGAATCCTCGGC
The Flammeovirga agarivorans DNA segment above includes these coding regions:
- a CDS encoding 3'-5' exonuclease, which codes for MKYFLVYPEFKKALKLGTDSKVKKAKKDYDKNPVKYFPALTYERNLFEHYCKLYFYSAQEVYDLGFTKSFKEKYLKRDGERSGMGGSTFHCYLKSNVESVIKKKNLTEALKDNLEKRVKRSENGSRAWEKRLYKEYEEAMKETAKQRESLEKRKEEEYKEAEQSVIRQKEILEDFQFNREAINKAEYFVLETATTGLDEYPNSALQISLIDNNGVIHLNMFTKARYGLSDWTDAQSLHGITPSMVKDKELANSYDLVVNEIIKDKTLYIYNKYFDLYFVNIDNPENVRCAMTLFSEVYGELHEFYDEYVYQKLSTAFKYYGGTEEDLKEMLQETEVDVDSYNSLHKCFITLFVVKHLTKETSKEINP